From Pelotomaculum schinkii, the proteins below share one genomic window:
- a CDS encoding 4Fe-4S dicluster domain-containing protein, producing the protein MNIAKILKVKEMRRCIGCFSCMTSCAVVNRHNHSLAKSAIKIITSGGLSGSMAAVVCAGCTGVRACAEACPTGALADREGGGVTLLPERCTGCRKCVAACALGAVHFDSTTNKPIICKHCGVCTQFCTHGCLEMEEA; encoded by the coding sequence TTGAACATCGCAAAAATTCTAAAGGTTAAAGAGATGAGACGGTGCATCGGTTGTTTTTCCTGCATGACGTCCTGTGCGGTGGTTAACCGGCATAATCATTCCCTGGCCAAAAGCGCCATCAAAATTATAACCTCAGGCGGTTTATCAGGTAGCATGGCAGCGGTTGTTTGTGCCGGTTGCACCGGGGTTAGAGCCTGTGCGGAAGCCTGTCCCACCGGCGCCCTTGCAGACAGGGAGGGCGGTGGAGTTACGTTATTGCCTGAAAGATGTACCGGCTGCCGGAAATGCGTTGCCGCCTGTGCTTTAGGTGCGGTTCATTTTGACAGCACAACCAATAAGCCGATTATCTGCAAGCATTGCGGTGTTTGCACGCAGTTTTGCACGCATGGATGCTTGGAAATGGAGGAAGCGTAA
- the fsa gene encoding fructose-6-phosphate aldolase, with amino-acid sequence MKIFIDTANVDEIREVASWGVLSGVTTNPSLVAESGRDFKELLAEIAGIVDGPISAEVMADDWEGMVEEARDLKKIHKNITIKVPMIEEGLKALGPLAKENIATNMTLIFSVNQALLAARAGATYVSPFLGRTDDIGGSGTELVKNIADIFKAHDIKTQIIAASPRYPKYTVECALAGAHIATIPYAVLKKMVKHPLTDIGLQMFKDDWNSMNK; translated from the coding sequence ATGAAGATATTTATTGATACCGCGAATGTCGATGAGATCCGGGAAGTTGCGTCATGGGGTGTTTTGTCGGGGGTAACGACTAATCCCAGTCTGGTAGCAGAGTCAGGGAGAGACTTTAAGGAGTTATTAGCTGAAATAGCAGGTATAGTCGACGGACCGATCAGTGCCGAAGTAATGGCTGATGACTGGGAGGGAATGGTTGAAGAAGCGCGTGACCTGAAGAAGATACACAAAAATATTACAATTAAAGTCCCTATGATTGAAGAAGGTCTAAAAGCATTGGGTCCTCTTGCCAAAGAAAATATTGCGACTAACATGACACTGATTTTTTCTGTAAACCAGGCGCTGCTTGCAGCCCGGGCAGGCGCAACCTACGTGAGTCCGTTTTTGGGAAGAACAGATGACATCGGCGGGAGTGGAACCGAACTTGTAAAAAATATAGCAGATATCTTTAAGGCCCATGATATAAAGACTCAGATCATAGCAGCAAGTCCAAGGTATCCTAAGTACACGGTTGAATGCGCACTGGCAGGCGCTCATATCGCAACTATCCCTTACGCGGTGCTCAAGAAGATGGTAAAACACCCGCTCACTGACATTGGATTGCAAATGTTCAAGGATGACTGGAATTCTATGAACAAATGA
- a CDS encoding VOC family protein, producing the protein MKLRSATLKVKNLEDSLNFYQEIVGLVVDRRYIDRPGVEIAFLGDGETKIELICMEDYKDINIGKDISLGFEVNSVDEKIKFIKEKGLDILSGPFQVNPELKYFYMLDPDGLKILFVETI; encoded by the coding sequence ATGAAATTACGTTCGGCAACATTAAAGGTGAAAAACCTGGAGGATTCCTTAAACTTTTATCAGGAAATAGTTGGGCTTGTAGTGGACAGAAGATATATAGATCGTCCAGGAGTTGAGATTGCATTTTTGGGAGATGGGGAAACAAAGATTGAACTTATATGTATGGAAGACTATAAGGATATTAATATAGGTAAGGATATTTCTTTAGGATTTGAAGTAAACTCCGTTGATGAAAAGATAAAGTTTATTAAGGAAAAAGGTTTAGACATTCTTAGCGGACCTTTTCAAGTCAATCCAGAGTTGAAGTATTTCTATATGCTGGATCCCGATGGATTAAAAATTCTGTTTGTAGAAACCATATAA
- the tkt gene encoding transketolase, whose protein sequence is MNNVNQLDQLCINTIRVLAAEVVEKAKSGHPGMPMGSAPMAYVLWTKFLRHNPTNPSWTDRDRFVLSAGHGSALLYALLHLTGYDLPLEDLKEFRQWGSRTPGHPEYGQTPGVEVTTGPLGQGLSSAVGMAMAECFLAAHFNRPGFNIVDHYTYVISGDGDLMEGVTSEAASLAGHLKLGRLICLYDDNHIMNEGDTGLAFTEDRGKRFEAYGWQVLRVEDGNDIAALEAALEAALAEKEKPSLIMVRTYIGFGSPHKQGQVVAHGEPLGAEELKLTKENLGWPQEPPFYIPDQSLDHFRQAVEKGRSLEANWQDLFDSYTKSFPALAQEFHQWTSGRLPAGWDRNVPVFSPNEKGMATRDASGEFINAVSGSLSNLLGGSADLGPSNRTIIKGAGDFAAGHYQGRNLRFGVREHGMGSILNGMALHGGLIPYGATFLAFTDYMRPPMRLSAMMGLKVIYVFTHDSIAVGEDGPTHQPVEHLASLRIIPGLTVIRPADANETNEAWRAALTVKGPVALILPSQKLPVLDRQKFAAAGGLSRGAYTLNQAGNSTPDAIILASGSEVHLALQAAERLQKTGVAARVVSMPSWELFEQQPQEYHQAVLPPQVKARVAVEAGISQGWHRYTGASGEIISIDRFGASAPADTLFEKFGFTVENIVEKTLKAVQACKNAV, encoded by the coding sequence ATGAACAATGTGAACCAGTTGGACCAGCTCTGCATCAACACGATCCGCGTGCTGGCAGCGGAGGTGGTCGAAAAAGCGAAATCCGGACACCCCGGCATGCCCATGGGATCTGCCCCAATGGCCTACGTGCTGTGGACCAAGTTTTTGCGCCATAACCCGACCAACCCTTCCTGGACGGACAGGGACCGCTTCGTCCTGTCGGCCGGACACGGCTCGGCGCTGCTTTACGCCCTGCTGCATTTAACAGGCTATGACCTTCCTTTGGAAGATTTGAAGGAGTTTCGCCAGTGGGGCAGCAGGACACCCGGCCACCCCGAGTATGGACAAACCCCCGGAGTTGAGGTAACTACCGGGCCTTTAGGCCAGGGCCTGTCCAGCGCGGTCGGTATGGCCATGGCCGAGTGTTTTCTGGCTGCGCATTTCAACCGCCCTGGTTTTAATATTGTTGACCACTACACTTACGTGATTAGTGGTGACGGGGACCTAATGGAGGGGGTCACCAGCGAGGCGGCCTCGCTGGCCGGTCACCTCAAATTGGGACGCCTGATCTGTCTATACGACGACAACCATATAATGAACGAAGGAGACACCGGACTGGCCTTTACCGAGGACCGCGGTAAGCGCTTTGAGGCTTACGGTTGGCAGGTTTTGCGGGTAGAGGACGGGAACGATATCGCTGCCCTAGAGGCGGCTCTCGAGGCGGCATTGGCTGAGAAGGAGAAACCCTCACTGATCATGGTGCGTACCTATATAGGTTTCGGTAGCCCCCATAAACAGGGTCAAGTCGTTGCGCACGGCGAGCCGCTGGGAGCCGAAGAGCTCAAGCTTACCAAAGAAAACTTAGGTTGGCCGCAAGAGCCTCCCTTTTACATCCCGGACCAGTCTCTGGACCATTTCCGCCAGGCAGTGGAAAAGGGCCGGTCACTTGAGGCCAATTGGCAGGACCTTTTTGACTCCTACACCAAGTCTTTTCCCGCATTGGCACAAGAATTTCACCAGTGGACAAGCGGCCGGCTGCCGGCCGGGTGGGATCGCAATGTACCCGTTTTCTCACCCAACGAAAAGGGAATGGCTACCAGGGATGCCTCCGGCGAATTCATCAATGCGGTTTCGGGCAGCCTGTCCAACCTTTTGGGTGGGTCGGCCGACCTGGGTCCCTCAAATAGAACAATTATCAAAGGCGCCGGCGACTTTGCCGCCGGTCATTATCAGGGGCGGAACCTTCGTTTCGGTGTCCGCGAGCATGGTATGGGTTCAATTCTTAACGGGATGGCCCTGCATGGCGGTTTAATCCCCTACGGGGCTACTTTCCTGGCTTTCACCGATTACATGCGCCCGCCTATGCGCCTGTCGGCCATGATGGGTTTGAAGGTCATTTATGTCTTTACCCACGACAGCATCGCGGTGGGCGAGGACGGCCCCACCCACCAGCCTGTTGAACACCTGGCCTCGCTTCGGATAATCCCCGGTCTGACAGTTATCCGTCCGGCTGATGCCAACGAAACAAATGAAGCCTGGCGTGCTGCTCTTACGGTAAAAGGGCCGGTGGCCCTGATTCTACCCAGCCAAAAACTGCCGGTGCTGGACCGGCAGAAGTTTGCCGCGGCAGGCGGGCTATCCCGGGGCGCTTATACACTCAACCAAGCAGGCAACAGCACGCCGGACGCCATTATTCTGGCCAGCGGTTCTGAAGTCCACCTGGCCTTGCAGGCTGCGGAAAGACTACAGAAAACTGGTGTTGCAGCTCGCGTGGTCAGTATGCCGAGTTGGGAATTATTTGAGCAGCAGCCGCAAGAGTACCACCAGGCAGTTTTACCGCCGCAAGTTAAAGCACGGGTGGCAGTGGAGGCCGGCATCAGCCAGGGGTGGCATCGCTATACCGGGGCTAGTGGTGAAATTATCAGTATCGACCGTTTCGGAGCATCAGCCCCTGCCGACACGCTTTTTGAAAAATTCGGGTTCACAGTGGAAAATATAGTAGAAAAGACTTTAAAGGCAGTGCAGGCGTGTAAAAATGCTGTTTGA
- a CDS encoding S-layer homology domain-containing protein codes for MNIGLAKYVGLGLLSFFFLLFAFSRSLPAGAASITEDAVRLTDLQGHWARTQITRLVALEVVSGYPDHTFLPDQQISQLETTVLILRSGGFTAEAERLTSGGLTATPRVPWGQQYLDLAVQKGFLSYDAASDFDFAAPATRLWTAKLLARVLYLTPPASKSGTATDVKDLPEGTGYTLDKVFSDVMPVDSDDQACIRAVAAAGVMSGYPDGTFRPFGCLTRAEMSVIISRLAEQGWVRMNAGRSLTGWISGIETQRGSMELELTSFGKAQRFKVAQGVYCLNANQEYPIERAAGYIGEIILDKSKKVSWVNLLQQKNTVQNPVKIRGSVKSVALGNDNLLIVSDLNCTERILHLAWDTVVAGEKAPKDLASLKAGTFVDVEIDSDRATRIELLEVKNISGQVEKLGDRRLYLKGTASAKKPGWFNNYEFARMVDKEGVRKDGILPGEKVQVTYLDPFPGEIDDEIPLEIKVM; via the coding sequence ATGAACATAGGATTAGCGAAATATGTTGGGTTGGGGCTATTATCCTTCTTTTTCCTTCTATTTGCATTTTCCAGGTCCTTGCCTGCCGGAGCAGCGTCAATTACAGAGGACGCTGTTCGCTTAACCGATCTGCAAGGCCACTGGGCACGCACCCAAATCACGCGGTTGGTTGCCCTGGAGGTTGTCAGCGGTTATCCGGATCACACTTTTTTGCCGGACCAACAGATTAGTCAACTGGAAACCACGGTTTTGATATTAAGGTCGGGTGGTTTCACCGCAGAGGCAGAGCGCCTGACGTCCGGGGGTTTAACAGCAACACCCCGGGTGCCCTGGGGGCAGCAATATCTTGACCTGGCAGTGCAAAAGGGGTTTTTATCTTACGACGCCGCTTCCGATTTTGACTTTGCCGCGCCCGCTACCCGGCTATGGACAGCAAAGCTGCTTGCCCGTGTCCTTTACCTGACACCGCCCGCATCTAAATCCGGGACAGCGACGGATGTAAAAGACTTGCCTGAAGGGACCGGTTATACGTTGGACAAAGTCTTTTCCGACGTGATGCCGGTGGACTCTGACGACCAGGCCTGTATCAGAGCAGTGGCTGCTGCCGGTGTGATGTCGGGCTATCCTGACGGTACATTCCGGCCCTTTGGCTGCCTGACGCGAGCGGAAATGTCGGTGATCATCAGCCGCCTGGCGGAGCAGGGATGGGTGCGTATGAATGCAGGCCGGAGCCTAACAGGGTGGATATCCGGTATAGAAACGCAAAGAGGAAGTATGGAGCTGGAATTGACTTCATTTGGCAAAGCGCAAAGGTTCAAGGTGGCCCAAGGTGTATATTGTCTCAATGCCAATCAGGAATATCCTATTGAGCGGGCGGCCGGTTATATTGGTGAAATAATATTGGACAAAAGCAAAAAGGTGAGTTGGGTTAACCTGCTGCAACAGAAGAATACCGTACAAAACCCGGTCAAAATCAGGGGTTCCGTGAAATCAGTGGCGCTGGGCAATGACAATTTGTTAATCGTAAGTGACTTGAACTGCACAGAGCGGATTTTGCACCTGGCCTGGGATACAGTAGTGGCTGGGGAAAAAGCCCCAAAAGACCTTGCCTCTCTTAAGGCGGGCACATTTGTAGACGTGGAAATAGATTCGGATCGTGCTACAAGGATAGAGCTGCTGGAGGTTAAGAATATATCGGGGCAGGTAGAAAAACTGGGCGATAGGCGCCTGTATTTAAAAGGTACTGCATCAGCCAAAAAACCGGGATGGTTCAACAACTATGAATTTGCCCGGATGGTAGATAAAGAAGGGGTTAGAAAAGACGGTATATTGCCTGGTGAAAAGGTCCAGGTAACCTATTTGGATCCATTCCCGGGAGAAATTGATGATGAGATACCTCTTGAAATAAAAGTTATGTAA
- a CDS encoding PQQ-binding-like beta-propeller repeat protein produces the protein MLKKIAAMVLTLFFLMVYTIPLAECYDAGTPQIIWQAQKLGKSTDFNLGPNGLFYLFSGNKLVAVDAGGQKLWEATVPGGAKAGRLIFDQHGSVFYPGSAFIQEIKLNGGSGWSFAVYQGNNKDDSQLTFGPGNLLYLPLASGLYAVDTAGKYKWMMHWESDDAISTQADKGRKTLACAGTTQAVYVATGIGGKENRLVAVSGDGEILWGYWLGNIKAVNLATGSDGRLFVTTGPIKNADGTLWKVCAFDSKSDGSPLWSNSVKCKNMTEPTVSEHGLLYFRADDKLVALNQADGTEAWSNLIYKVVTAPAVAEGSKRVYLGTQDNRLLAVNQQGRLDWELTLDGKVSCRPLFGPGGIIYVTTEKGSLYKIQD, from the coding sequence ATGCTTAAGAAAATTGCTGCAATGGTTTTAACTTTATTTTTTCTAATGGTTTATACAATACCGTTAGCTGAGTGCTATGACGCAGGCACCCCCCAAATTATCTGGCAGGCTCAGAAATTGGGAAAGTCAACGGATTTTAATTTAGGCCCCAATGGCCTATTCTATCTGTTTTCAGGAAATAAATTGGTAGCGGTGGATGCCGGTGGTCAAAAACTTTGGGAGGCTACTGTACCTGGCGGCGCTAAAGCCGGCCGGTTGATTTTTGATCAGCATGGTTCGGTCTTTTATCCGGGCAGCGCATTCATTCAGGAAATTAAGTTAAACGGAGGCAGCGGTTGGAGTTTTGCTGTTTATCAGGGTAACAACAAAGATGACTCTCAGTTAACCTTCGGTCCCGGTAATCTTTTATACCTCCCACTGGCGTCGGGACTTTATGCTGTTGATACGGCGGGTAAATATAAATGGATGATGCATTGGGAAAGTGACGATGCGATAAGTACCCAGGCTGATAAAGGGCGAAAAACCCTGGCCTGTGCCGGAACTACCCAGGCTGTATATGTGGCTACCGGTATAGGGGGTAAGGAAAACCGGTTGGTGGCAGTGAGTGGAGATGGGGAAATCCTCTGGGGGTACTGGCTGGGGAATATAAAGGCAGTCAACCTGGCAACCGGTTCTGACGGGAGGCTTTTTGTCACTACGGGTCCCATTAAGAATGCTGATGGAACACTATGGAAGGTATGCGCCTTCGATAGCAAAAGTGACGGCAGCCCACTCTGGAGCAATTCCGTTAAATGTAAGAATATGACGGAGCCCACTGTGTCTGAACACGGTCTGCTATATTTTCGGGCTGATGATAAACTTGTTGCTTTAAACCAGGCAGACGGGACAGAAGCATGGAGTAATCTGATTTATAAAGTTGTGACAGCGCCGGCTGTTGCCGAGGGCAGCAAACGGGTTTACCTCGGGACGCAGGACAACCGTCTGCTGGCTGTAAACCAGCAGGGACGCCTTGACTGGGAACTAACTCTCGACGGCAAGGTATCATGCCGGCCACTGTTTGGCCCTGGTGGAATTATATATGTGACAACGGAAAAAGGAAGCCTGTATAAAATTCAAGACTAA
- a CDS encoding YhcN/YlaJ family sporulation lipoprotein, with protein MKSILRVTAIVLLLLLATGCGLQNSPLKKQQTGQTNQNEQDIQINTELTRRAKETAGSIKGVKESTAIAINRDVTVAVKVTGFDRWRLKPIKNEVHDKIKELDKAYNVHVTSDKKHCVQLKQIESQLSDPQDTKMTDVLSNVNKIIKEIDS; from the coding sequence ATGAAGAGCATTTTAAGGGTTACTGCTATTGTGCTGTTACTGCTGCTGGCGACTGGCTGCGGCCTGCAGAATTCCCCTTTAAAAAAGCAACAAACAGGGCAGACAAACCAGAATGAGCAGGATATCCAGATCAATACGGAGCTTACCCGGAGGGCAAAGGAAACCGCCGGATCAATTAAAGGGGTCAAGGAGAGTACGGCTATAGCCATAAACCGGGACGTGACGGTTGCCGTAAAGGTAACCGGCTTTGACAGGTGGCGCCTCAAACCCATCAAAAATGAGGTGCACGATAAAATAAAAGAGCTGGATAAGGCTTATAACGTCCATGTGACCTCTGATAAAAAGCATTGTGTACAGCTAAAACAGATAGAAAGCCAGTTGAGCGATCCGCAAGACACAAAAATGACAGATGTCCTGAGCAATGTCAACAAGATCATCAAAGAGATCGACAGCTAG
- the spoVAE gene encoding stage V sporulation protein AE: MEVYFWAFVVGGLICVIGQLLLDVGKFTPAHTMSILVVSGAVLGGLGLYGPLIDFAGAGATIPIASFGNSLFQGAMSEAETSGIIGILTGIFEITSAGISAAIIFGFLAALFFKPKG, translated from the coding sequence ATGGAAGTTTATTTTTGGGCTTTTGTGGTGGGCGGGCTGATCTGTGTAATAGGGCAATTGCTGCTCGATGTCGGTAAGTTCACCCCGGCTCATACCATGAGTATACTTGTAGTCTCAGGCGCCGTTTTAGGCGGTTTGGGGCTTTATGGCCCTTTGATTGATTTCGCCGGCGCCGGAGCGACTATTCCCATAGCCAGCTTCGGAAATTCTTTATTCCAGGGAGCCATGTCTGAAGCTGAGACTTCCGGCATAATCGGGATCCTTACCGGCATTTTTGAAATTACCAGCGCAGGTATATCCGCGGCCATTATTTTCGGCTTTCTGGCCGCCTTGTTTTTTAAGCCCAAGGGATAA
- the spoVAD gene encoding stage V sporulation protein AD, whose protein sequence is MLQGHQTWVFRNRPAIIATAAVGGPFEAEGPLAKDFDKLHGDLWLGQDSYEKAEKKLLEEACTTAIEKAGLQKSDVQFFLSGDLMNQIISSSFTARTLAVPFIGLFGACSSSMESLALGSLIVDSKAGNYVLCGTSSHNATAEKQFRYPTEYGSQKPPTAQWTVTGAGAALLGREGEGPKVMAATVGRVVDMGISDPFSMGSAMAPAAVDTITAHFRDLRISPREYDLIATGDLGKVGFKIAGDLLKKHGLEIPEDIFTDCGILIYSEEQPVLAGGSGCGCSATVTYGHILNRMRKGELKKVLIVATGALLSPLSYQQKESIPCIAHAVSIEYIS, encoded by the coding sequence ATGCTGCAAGGACACCAAACGTGGGTATTTCGCAACAGGCCGGCCATTATAGCCACTGCCGCGGTGGGGGGGCCCTTTGAGGCTGAAGGTCCATTGGCAAAAGACTTTGATAAACTGCACGGCGATTTATGGCTCGGCCAGGACAGCTATGAAAAGGCCGAAAAGAAGCTGCTGGAAGAGGCCTGTACAACCGCCATTGAAAAGGCCGGTTTGCAAAAAAGTGACGTCCAGTTCTTCTTGAGCGGCGACCTGATGAACCAGATTATATCCAGCAGTTTTACCGCCAGAACCCTGGCCGTGCCCTTTATTGGACTTTTCGGCGCCTGCTCCAGCTCAATGGAAAGCCTTGCCCTGGGTTCCCTGATTGTAGACAGCAAAGCCGGTAATTATGTTCTCTGCGGAACCTCCAGCCACAATGCTACGGCTGAAAAACAGTTCAGGTATCCTACCGAATATGGTTCACAAAAGCCGCCCACAGCGCAGTGGACAGTGACCGGCGCCGGCGCCGCCCTGCTTGGCCGGGAAGGGGAGGGTCCAAAGGTTATGGCCGCCACCGTCGGCAGAGTGGTGGATATGGGCATCAGCGACCCCTTCAGTATGGGGAGCGCCATGGCGCCGGCGGCTGTGGACACGATTACGGCTCATTTCAGGGACCTGCGGATTTCGCCCCGGGAATATGACCTGATCGCCACGGGAGACCTGGGGAAGGTAGGGTTCAAAATCGCCGGCGATTTGCTGAAAAAACACGGTTTGGAGATCCCGGAAGATATCTTCACGGACTGCGGGATACTCATCTACAGTGAAGAGCAGCCGGTATTGGCCGGGGGAAGCGGTTGCGGCTGTTCGGCTACCGTCACTTATGGCCATATCTTAAACAGAATGAGAAAAGGCGAGTTGAAAAAAGTCTTGATCGTCGCCACGGGGGCGCTTCTATCGCCGTTGTCTTACCAGCAGAAGGAAAGCATCCCCTGTATCGCTCATGCCGTTTCAATTGAGTATATATCTTAA
- the spoVAC gene encoding stage V sporulation protein AC encodes MSNKKKKKLTKVQQEYQDFSKAREPQRPVLLNVVRAFFVGGFICLLGQLVQDFFIWNFDFTEKTAGNPAVAVMIILSVILTSLGVYDHIAQWAGAGTAVPVTGFANSVASAAIEHRSEGFVLGVGGNMFKLAGSVIVFGVFAAFIVALIKTTLAILGGS; translated from the coding sequence ATGTCAAATAAAAAAAAGAAGAAGCTGACTAAAGTACAGCAGGAGTATCAAGATTTTTCCAAGGCCAGGGAGCCGCAAAGGCCGGTTTTGCTTAATGTGGTCAGAGCTTTTTTCGTGGGAGGGTTCATATGCCTTTTGGGGCAGCTCGTTCAGGATTTTTTTATCTGGAATTTTGATTTTACTGAAAAAACAGCGGGGAACCCGGCTGTGGCGGTAATGATTATACTCTCTGTCATTCTAACAAGCCTGGGGGTCTATGATCATATCGCCCAGTGGGCGGGAGCAGGTACCGCGGTGCCTGTGACCGGGTTCGCCAATTCGGTTGCTTCAGCAGCTATTGAACATCGCAGTGAAGGGTTTGTGCTCGGTGTTGGCGGGAACATGTTTAAATTAGCCGGTTCGGTAATAGTTTTCGGTGTTTTCGCTGCTTTTATAGTTGCCCTGATCAAAACGACATTAGCAATACTGGGGGGCTCCTGA
- a CDS encoding DUF421 domain-containing protein, producing MPEWLVFLLRSSGLFIITLFLVRLIGKRQTARLTFFDLVTGVTIAAIAAAISINLVANPVNGLIALAVWTIFPALIYVLSMKYKAVRDIVQGKETILINHGKVLEDKLLEARFTPEDLLSQLRRKNAFNVADVEFAVMEPTGELSVLLKKDKQPATPKTLGMEVGQESVPQTVMLDGVVMDEPLAAMGLNRGWLHTELEKAGVAPENVFIAQVDSVGQLYLDLFDDTLQAPKPKTKELVHTTLKKCQADCELFALAAKNHKAKDMYESSSRILAEAVRDLEPILKR from the coding sequence ATGCCGGAATGGTTGGTTTTTTTGCTGCGTTCATCAGGTTTATTTATCATTACCCTGTTCCTTGTCCGCCTGATTGGGAAGAGACAGACAGCAAGGTTGACTTTTTTTGATCTGGTGACCGGCGTGACTATAGCGGCGATAGCGGCCGCCATCTCGATAAATCTTGTCGCTAATCCGGTCAACGGGCTGATCGCCCTGGCGGTTTGGACCATTTTCCCGGCCTTGATTTATGTCCTGTCGATGAAATATAAAGCAGTAAGAGATATCGTGCAGGGAAAAGAAACAATCCTGATCAACCATGGTAAAGTACTGGAAGATAAGTTGCTTGAGGCCCGCTTCACACCTGAAGACCTGTTGAGCCAGCTGCGCAGGAAAAATGCGTTTAATGTCGCCGATGTGGAGTTTGCGGTAATGGAACCCACCGGAGAGTTAAGTGTGCTGCTCAAAAAAGATAAACAGCCTGCCACCCCCAAGACTTTGGGCATGGAGGTGGGGCAGGAAAGCGTACCCCAGACGGTTATGCTGGATGGAGTGGTGATGGACGAGCCGCTTGCGGCGATGGGACTTAACAGAGGCTGGCTGCATACGGAACTGGAGAAGGCAGGCGTGGCGCCTGAAAACGTCTTTATCGCCCAGGTTGATTCGGTGGGGCAGCTTTACCTGGATTTATTTGACGATACTCTTCAGGCGCCGAAGCCGAAAACCAAAGAACTGGTCCATACCACTTTAAAAAAATGCCAGGCGGACTGTGAACTGTTCGCCCTGGCCGCAAAAAATCATAAGGCCAAGGACATGTACGAAAGCTCTTCCAGGATCCTGGCGGAAGCAGTCCGGGATCTGGAACCCATATTAAAAAGATAA
- a CDS encoding DUF1657 domain-containing protein, with amino-acid sequence MTISAQVKQTLASLKGIEATLEDFSRIEENTEAKEVLRRNAQRVNQVIGNFEKRLSVLEFEEPQYKGF; translated from the coding sequence ATGACAATCTCTGCCCAGGTAAAGCAAACTCTGGCCAGCCTTAAAGGAATAGAGGCCACACTGGAAGACTTCTCCAGAATTGAAGAAAACACTGAAGCTAAGGAAGTACTGCGCCGCAATGCGCAACGGGTCAACCAGGTTATCGGGAATTTTGAAAAGAGACTCAGCGTATTGGAATTTGAAGAACCGCAGTATAAGGGTTTTTAA
- a CDS encoding DUF1657 domain-containing protein, whose amino-acid sequence MTVSAQVKQTLASLKSAQANLEAYALQTQNQQAKQLYTNAAQQTQTIVDTLEPRIGQMESQEPQYKGF is encoded by the coding sequence ATGACAGTTTCAGCACAGGTAAAACAAACCTTAGCAAGCCTTAAAAGCGCCCAGGCCAACTTGGAGGCCTATGCTCTCCAGACGCAAAACCAGCAGGCCAAACAACTCTATACCAATGCCGCCCAGCAGACTCAAACGATTGTTGACACTCTGGAACCGAGGATTGGTCAAATGGAGAGCCAGGAACCCCAGTATAAAGGCTTCTAG
- a CDS encoding GIY-YIG nuclease family protein — translation MPYTYMLQCSDGTFYTGWTVDLEARLKAHNSGKGARYTRSRLPVELVYWESHLSRGDAQRREAMIRKLGRKQKEELVLKNTEGIKE, via the coding sequence ATGCCTTACACTTACATGCTTCAGTGTTCTGATGGAACGTTTTACACAGGTTGGACAGTCGATCTTGAGGCCAGGCTGAAAGCGCATAACAGCGGAAAAGGCGCCCGTTATACCCGAAGCAGATTACCGGTTGAATTAGTTTATTGGGAATCTCACCTGAGCCGGGGCGATGCCCAGCGGCGGGAGGCAATGATCCGAAAACTCGGTAGAAAACAAAAAGAAGAACTGGTTTTAAAGAATACGGAAGGAATAAAAGAATAA